Genomic window (Daucus carota subsp. sativus chromosome 5, DH1 v3.0, whole genome shotgun sequence):
CCCTATTACTATCTTATCATGAaagtttatcaatatttaataaggtgatctatatttataaaatcatataagattattttatttaatagtcaATTGTCTAAAGCTCGACTGATATGAGTTGGAATTCGGTTGAGTACTTGCACTCGAACTTTTTtccaaactaattttatattgtttggatGATAACTCAATTTTGAGTGCCACTCAAGTAAAACTcgatttttgtttgtgttttataatataattatgttttattaaacttctaagtataatttttttttttgaaaccaactaATAACATTAATAATATCTAACTCAGGAtagtacatatatttttatttactcagACTAACACGATATAATTTGTATATGAAAGATTTTACAATCAGTGAAATCTAGTGGGCTATTCAATCCAATTATAATAACACATGTTAAATTTTTAGacgcaaattatatattttaatctataatacatataaatagttgaaattgatttaatatgttcacaAGTTACGATCGCCCGCAGTGATATGACCGAATTCAAATACATGTGCATATAAAAGTTTAACTATACGAGTCGATCGAAGTTCAGATACACGTAATAGTTGTTGTCTCCCTTTCTCTCCTCGTCTCTCTCATCTTTTTATAACCAGtctacacatatttatatgttgAACATCATAAGTCGGTCGAACGATCATTTACTACCCTATTACCATCTTATCATGAAAGTTTATCAATATTAAACaagctaatttattttttataaaattatatgtgattattttatgtaatagtGAGTTGTCTAAAACTCGACTGATTTGAGTTGTAATTCGGTTGAGTAGCTGCACTTGAACTCTTTTCCAagctaattttatattgtttggatGATAACTCAATTTTAAGTGTCACTCGAATAAAACTTGATACAAGCTTGTGCCAACTTGAATTAGacgttaaaaaatttaataaataaaaaaaggttTAAAACTGAAAAGATTGAATATAATGACATAATTATTCAAGACTCGTGAAATTGGATatagtattataatatataatataatttatcgtataatatacatatgtaaTAATTTAATctccaaaattaatttataaataaatccaATTTTTCCTAGTACTTTAATATTTACCCCGAGCACTCATTAGTCGATATAATCACTGagtcaaatcataatttggttTTTAAACAGTGGCTACCGAATTAAGTTGTCACTTGAGTCCgttatatgtaaatattttttatttttaattaaatgagaattacaagatcttaatttaaatttataattaaaattatctgATTAAATGTTCCAAAATCAgttagataaatattttttttgtaaattaactAACTATtagcatttaatattttttgtatgaatatattagttaaaaaacTTTTGTAAAGGAGGGGTCATTAATAAGTGGAAAGTGtaattaacataaatattaatgtaCAAATAccttaataaatgatatttaatatgttgaatataataaatgaacCACATTGGCATTCTTGTAATTATAGATCAAGTAGGGGTATAATGGACATTTCACGCctaattttttctctttttgcccttggttgcaatcaatatacttatataaaggagaagcgaggggcgtgtaggtggcgcttctcacatcgctccgttctatttttctaattttctagaatttttggatgaaaaatatcaagaaTTAGAACAacctttttagtttcgggtatattagaaataagtttcataatctgattttgtttcagattatttatggaatataatagcttgaaagttttaatctgatttatttcagattatctaattatgggaatttttggatgaaaaatatcaaaaatgagaactaccttttttagtttcgggtatattagaagcaagtttcagaatctgatttttgtttcagattatttatggaatatagtagcttgaaagttttaatctgattttgtttcagattattggcgcttctcacatcgctccgttctatttttctaattttctagaatttttggatgaaaaatatcaagaaTTAGAACAacctttttagtttcgggtatattagaaataagtttcataatctgattttgtttcagattatttatggaatataatagcttgaaagttttaatctgatttatttcagattatctaattatgggaatttttggatgaaaaatatcaaaaatgagaactaccttttttagtttcgggtatattagaagcaagtttcagaatctgatttttgtttcagattatttatggaatatagtagcttgaaagttttaatctgattttgtttcagattatttaattatggaaaagagtatcacacaagtctctcttcacctataaatacccctatagattgtagggttttggatcatctaaacacaacctccgctctctcaataccacaaccctacctctctctggtgatagttctcttgctcgatttctaactcggtggtgccgttcttctgcaacgataagtggaggctgtttatacagtattaaaaataataaaggtactacaagcaaaggtagttatagaccgctatgtgggagtcgacaaatccaaacacgggagatgaatatagtcttgacatgatattgatggatgatatcaataaatttactattagtgatgtatgtttgtttgcttattcttttataatatttgttttgttcatcggacatgtttgttgttgttaatttttatatgatttactttgtatacaggaaaatatggtGGAGAAACAAGGGACGAGTAGGtgacgcctctcacatcgctccgttctatttttttaattttctggaatttttggatgaaaaatatcaaaaattagaactacctcttttattttcggatatattagaagcaagtttcataatctaattttgtttcagattatttatggaatatagtagcttgaaaatttaatctgattttgtttcagattatttaattatgagaaagagtagcacacaagtctctctgtaCCCATAAATATTGTAAGGTTTTGGATATGTAAagacaacctcctctctcaatacaacaacctcacggatttaagttagatgtttttttgcacaatcaatccaaaaaaattggaggaaggtgataatgtaagaacatgattactttttaaaaaaacataaataaaactaagattcgtcgtgctttaaattgttaattacgtgtataaatttattttcattttttcaccatgaattatagtccaattttacaattttatatattagtattggtattacatcaagatttttacaatataaaattaattttatcctacaaatattaattttgaaatattaatatactttttatagacaaccacaaaattattttattctacaaatattaatattgaatcattaatataatttttataaaccgccgcaacgcgcggtttttCAACtagtttaatatatagaagtagattttACTCCTATAGTAGAACTTCCAACGCACACTAAGTTATGGTCTTTATGGAACTgtgataattaaataattaaaactaatacaAGTGCGATTATTGGTTAATATGGTGAACAAGTCAATAAGTGCTGCCCCGGCCATAGTAAGACGACCTAGAGGCCAAATTTAACCACACCTCATTGTTAACTAATTTTAACTATATCTTGCAGTCCTTCAAAAGAAACTATGTAGTCGATCGTAATTTTATTTCTCGAACTCATTATATTAGAATTTCGAAAGGATATAAATTATTGTATTTCACTAGAATTCTGCAGTAATATTGAGATATTTTAGTGTCGCTTTCGCTTAAACAGTGGACCTGAGACGAACCAAAATCGGAGCAAAAATAATGGGTGGTCAAATCTCATAATTTTGGTCTTGCAGTGGGCCCCGGAAATTGATTGGTGTCTACCCACTTGCGAATAATCAAATCTGCACAGCAAATTTTACCAACTCTATCCGGTAAAATATTAACACTACCTAGGTGGGGCGCGTTTCGGAAAAAACAGTATTCTCTCATTTAGGGGctgtttggctgagcttaaaagaagtgacttattgcttaaagtaaagaagtggattagaagtgagaagttgaTGTTAACTTATAAGCTAccagaagtgtttggatactgTGACTTATAAGCTACGAGAAgttttataagtgtttggataacttaacttttaggttggtatagtttcgtaattttataatatagtaatttgtttctattaaaaaataaattataataatataagaccttttattattaacacatgaaatatattataaatacaaaattttattattaaaataaattatgataataaatCTACGATTTATTATGCATCTTGAGTcatgaattaattaattttttttaaaaattatctcTGATATAAATGATCTCGTgtgtagatttatttatttcaaattttacaaaGTTTATTTAGCATGAGACTAAACAATTGTCTAGGATCCGGTACATTAAGCAACAGTGAAGAAGATCAGAAAGAAGCCAGAGTTCGGGAAAAAAGCCAGGTAACCTAGCTTTTTTCTTGGGCTTTTATTACAACATTTAAGCACCTCTGATAATTTGCCAAACGGTAGCAAAGAAGTAGAACTTAGCTTATGTCTCTTTTAAGTTGAGAAGCACGGCATCCAAACACCCGCTTAAttggaatattaattatttaagaatTCGATAagtatcttcttttttttttaagataagtATCTTAAAACTctcgtatatatatttatactccctccgtcccccatttacatgtccattttgacttttgaccagtcaaattgactatatttttattgaactttacatgtattagataatcaagaaaaataaaaaaaattatatcattcgaaagtatatttagtctacTTTAATATGCAATTTTCAGATCTTAGAAATAAtgagtagataatttgtaatatttggtcaaaaattggtcaatttgacttctcgaaaagcaaaatggacatgtaaaaggggacgaaggaagtataattttacatattaattgATTATGATTGAATGACAATGAAATATGTACTAATAAAGTTTACGGTTTCGATTTTAGCAAAAACTATtcattttttcataaaaatcaaaactttttaaaaaaaaatccccaGGAGATACTCGTGTTCAAAATCTTCCGATTAATTGTAATTGCACTTGTAGCCAATTTATCTTCTGGATAACTTTATCAAGTTTCGGCTGTTTATTTATCTCAATGATTATCTATACTAGATTATCAAGAGAATGATTAATGAAATCCTGTTCTCACTTAATTACCACAATTAGTGATGATGCGCCCCTACCAAAAACGATAGGCACTTTGAAGGCAAAAGAAAACAGTAAAAAATGGTAAGCTGTCACATTATCAAACAAAATGTCGACACTCCTCATTTTCTATATGATTCCGTCACTTCAATTTGCTTCTTCTTTAGGTTGATAAGATGAGATAATGACATTTTGACATGATTAACAACGCTCATATACCTTGTATATACTGTAACCAGAATAAAAGAGGTTTTCGGTGGAACTCGTCTTTATAACTCCCACTCCTTTTACTAGTATTTTGTCGAAAATATTTCATGCatcttatttaaatattttttttatcaatttaatcTATCCAATCGTATTGAATCGTGTCAGTAAAATAAATGTATAAAATGGATGAAATATGGTGTTTGATAACGCTAGATCTCGTTTAAGTGTTTCCTCCGCCGTGTACTTGTGTCGAGATCTGGCGTTACCGGTATCAATTACTCACTCCttctcaaattagatgagctagttgatttTCAGCACATAATTGAAGTtgcatatttcaaaatttatttttttaattttttttttgtaaacgaaaatttcatatttaaatttttatttgtaaaattataaaaatatataatgtagtTATGCGGCCAACAgactttaaaatgcgtgtccaaaGTAATTTGGTAAACGATTTTTACAGCGGTAAAGCCTTTCTATTACATGAGATGATGAAACGAGGTAAGAAAATACGAAAGAAATGATGCTTGAAAAGGGACACATTGATAGAGGCGTGCTTCTGTCAGGAAAGTGATTGGACAATGAAATGACGATCATCTACTAATTGACTGCTGCCCTTTTCTTCTATGCTTTCCCGGGCCTGTGGGCCGGCCTGCCATCTGGCCCACTTTTTCTTATTTCTCAGGTACTCATTTAATTTGACCCCTCCGATTTCTTCGACTTTCGTTTTTCATAAactacttaggattattttccattttataaaaacaagatGATTCTTATATTTATACATCATTTAATTCATGACCACGATGTCCTTAATCTTATACTATTTTATAGTAATTCGTACacgtataatatataatatatattaaatctctaAGTAATTTTgaagataatttatattaaaataatatgtaccTTTTAGTCAAAATAGTAATTTATAAGCATGTTTGGaccaatatttttattagattttcttATAAACTTTTTTATACAACATATTGAATGAGCTATTGAATCTAAATAgtaaatatacatacacaagGATATTTTACCCCATATTATCAatgttataataaaattgtataaaaaagCGTAtctaatttcataatttttatattaacctATCGAtcttttaagaatttatttacCTCTAATTATATCTCGCTCAAAAAAGAGAGTAAACTTTTGAGATCGATGAGATATTCCTTTTCATATAGTAGTTTTATAAGACTCTGTTAACCATATTAGacttacatattttaaaaatcatgtcaaataaaatatttttctttactATAGTAGTTATTTTGATAATTAACAAACATGTTtgagttatatttttattagacatgtcaaataaaatttttatttaacatctTAGAAAGCTCCTAATATTTAAGCAcgtcaaaaaactaattaaaaatttaacccgaaaaagtatattttcataagaatatttaaataattctaaTTATAAGTAAGAGGTCGAATAgattatgttataaattaagtatGCTCGCAAACCCAAGTAGCGACGATTTTGTCTATTTTCATGGCCAAGATAGGAAAGGTAGGCCCGGTATTATTTTCGGGAGAACATTTGAAAGGTTGTAGACTTTTTAGTCAACTAATTTGTCAATTCTTGACAAAACATGATTATTAGCTGAGTTTGGGGCATCAAGCCATCAACACATATAGCCGAGTCACTGATAAATAAGACCACAGTCCTCGAACATATCATATCTCCATAGTTCAAATTTGAGAGAAAGATCATACCTTCGCAGTTCATATCATATCGATCTTCTCGAAAAAAGTTTGCAAAGCTTTTACAGAGTTCCTCGTGGCTCAAAAATAAACATGAAAAACTAGTTCAAACAAACGTCAATGCTAGCTACATTCTCAACGGTGTACAGCCCAAGATAGTTCCTCGACAACGAGTCATTGGTGAGGCATGATGCGATGCCCAGGGCTCCTGCAAACTGGGAGTCAGGACAGTAACATCGGACAGCTCGTATTTCTCAGAATTGAAAATGTCGCCTCTCATTCCAGACCCGCCAATAAGATATATACTATTTCCTAAACTTGTCACTGCAAATCCAGATATTTTGTTATACCCAACTGCTGTAAACTTAGGCTCCTTTTTTTCCCTAACCTGACTCTCGTGGTAAAATTCTTCGTTACACATTACGTAGACATCATTCCCAATTACTGCCCGTGGATAATTTCGCCAAGGACATCTAGATAATGTCCAAACCCGTGTTTCTTTATCCAATACTTGCATTGCTGACAATTGCCTGTGCACCACATGCAGCTTTCGCCTTACAACCACTCCATAGCAAGGGGCATTGTTTGCGTACAGGAGGTCGGGTAATTGAATCCAGACATCTTTTGTAGGATCATACATTTCTACTTGTTTGATTGGCCTCCAATGTAATGTTGCAGTACTGAGACCACCAGCAACAATAATCATTCCATCCAGTACGCCACATGCAAAATTGGCCCGGGCCTTAATCATGGGTTCACACAGTGTCCACCGTCTGGTGACAGGCTCATATGACCATACCTGATTGGTTGCGGGAAAAGTATGATGCCGGCCATAAGCTATATCATCAGGAACATGGACGCCACCCAAAACATACAGCTTTCCTGCAGTCGACACAGCACCAAAGTAGGAAAGATGGCTAAGTTTTGAAGGAAGGACAGGGGCGGTGATCCAAACATTGTTCTGGGCGTCATGAAGCTGCCATATATTATCAGGTTCATGGGAGCACACACACATAAGAtcctcaacaaaattcacctctTGCCGAACTTTCAATAATTTAACACtattcacaatagctctccagGAATGGCAAACAAGCCTCAACTTGGGATGGAGGGACAAGGGAACTCGTGCAAGGATCATGAGAGAGATTTCATCAGGAAAAACTTCAATAAGTGCAGACATAATGACAATTATCTTGTCCTCCCAGTCGTAATATCTAGAACAATTGTGTTATTTTTTGCTACAACCAGTCACCTACAAAAAACACACTAGCAGTTTACCAGGTGACTCAAAGTTAAGAACATGAGTATTAAGCATAACAGTACGTGGAAACGGCAGAAAAGGTATTCTTCAATATTAAAATGGATGCTTgacaacaaataaataatattaaaataggcACTGATCTCTAGCAAACATGCCAGAGAGCTATATGCCGAGACTTTAAAATCAACATTAAATTGAGTGTCATCATTTTAGCAAGCAAGGGGATTAGCATTTAGCAGTTTACTAGTAATAAAAAGGAAGGATCTTGTTCATGTTCATCTAACATCCCTACAAAAGGGGGTTAGCCCTCCATCTGTGAGTAAAACAAAGATAACCATCTACAGTGCTACTTTAAGCTTCAAATATACAACCTTTAGGGGTATTCTTCTCTAACGTTAGTAACGCGTAGAAACAATTTAACAATCAATGCAACAAAAAACCATAGTGAAATAATACACAGTGCCACGTAAAAACAATCTAAAAATGCAACAAAACAAACATTGACATAACATCCATTGTATACATAAAATTCTGCAGAACAACCATTTATCATTTTATGGACCGTGTATTAACTCTATACTATAAAACTGGACAATAGGAAACCAGAATTCATGCGACCAAGTGAACTAAAGGAGTTAATCCGAAACTCTTACAGGCAAAGTCTAGATACATGATCACGATACTATAATCATTACCAAATTGTGCCCAAAAAATGTCAACTAACAAAATAAGATCATCAATAAAATACATGATTGCAGTGGTACCGGGGATTAAACAGCCTCTGTGAATATGATCTCATATGTAAGTGAAAATCAAATTACGCAACATACAATCTCTACTACAAACTGCTGGATCAACTATATTCCATTACTATCAAAGTTTAAGCTATGATGTTCATTAAAAGAACAACTCTACTTGACaataataaattcactaaaacagcggtttgaatatttatatgGCTCATCACAGAAAAAtagagtaaaaatatttaattagaagtGCTTGCACATGCAAGAAAGCACGAGAACTTTCCAGCAATCGATCTGCCACTCGACACGAAAAGTAACAAAAACCGAAAAAATCAATGgtgaagaagagaaaagagctTGGTCCAGAATTTACCTGAGCAAGGAAAAGGGCAAGTTTCTGCTAGGTTTTTCCCGAAATTTTCGTATCAAAATGGATTCTAGGCCGGTGGATCTTAAGTCATACTAAATTATGGTTTTGGTTTGGTCACcaaaactatatataaagaACGTAATTTACGTTTAACAATCTCATTAGGATTCCCAATGATGGTGGtcgatatataaatattttaattcataaaatattttattgaacaaaaaatatCTACATGCACAACgaactatattttgtatttttttttttttgacaaaatccGTACTTGcattaaatcaaatcaaaagtgATTACATCCGATAAGAAGTTGGGAACAACCTCCTCCCATTCCTGTAAGCCTGACATAGAACGAGACACTCTTGCTAGCAAATGAGCGACTTCATTCGCAGACCTATGCACAAAACGCACTAGCACACTCTCAAAGTGCTTAACTAAATCAACACAATCATTGACGATAGAATGGAAATAAGACCTTCCTGGAGTACCATTATATGCATCTGCCAATAGCTTGGAGTCCGTCTCAATAACACAACGTGCAAAACCGAAACTTTTTACCCATGATAATACTTCCTTGAGACTTAAAGCCTCTGCCTCCCTGGGAGTCCATGTTCCTGACATTTGTTTACACATTGCTCTTAGAAAACTCCCGTGTTCATCCCGAATTACGCCTCCAACTCCGATAGTTTTTGTATCTCCAAAAATTGCCGCATCAACATTTATTTTCACCCAGCTCTGCATTGGAACCTGCCATCTTCTTGTACTTCCGTTTATTGTTGCTGAGGCTCTGGTGCATGCCATTTGAGCTGCCTTCCAGTCCGTCAATAAGTTCACTGCTGCACTTGTCGTACCAAAAACAGATGTCTCAACTCGGTTCCACACCCACTGGTTTTTTTCATAACTTTGCTTCGGGAAGGAAGAAAAATAATCGGATCTCTAGATTGAAAAATAAACAGGGGGAATGGGTGGATAGTGTGCAGGGTATACAGGAAATAATTACCGACTATTTCTCAGAGGTATTTAAATCTTCATCGCCAGGAGGAATGCTTTCAGAAAATGAGAAAGTGAAGTGTGTTACAGAAGAGCAGAATGAACAACTTATGGCGCCTATTGAGACTGATGAAGTAAAAGAAGCTGTTTTTTCAATGCACCCTGAAAAGGCACCCGGATGTGACGGACTTAATCCGTGTTTTTATCAGACCTATTGGAGTGTGGTCGAGAAGGATGTGGTGGGTTTCTGTCAAACATTTTTACTTACAGGAGAGTTGCAAATGGAGCTCAATCGTACTGTTGTCTGTTTAATTCCAAAAGTAAAACAACCACAACAAATGAGTGAGCTACGCCCTATATATTTGTGTAATGTCTTATTCAGAATTCTGTCAAAGGTGCTTGCAAACCGACTAAAGAAGTGTTTACCAATGTTAATATCTGTTAACCAAAGTGCTTTTATAGAAGGGCGGCTATTAACTGATAATGCTTTGATAGCATTTGAAATAAATCATTACATTAAACGGAAAACTCAAGGGGGGAATGGTGTGGCTGGATTGAAGATAGATGTGTCGAAGGCCTACGACAAGCTAGAGTGGAGCTTTATCGAAGGTATGTTGAGAAAATTCAGATTTCATGACGTATGGATTGAGCGAATCATGACATGCATTAAGACGGTTACATATAGTTTTGTGCAACAGGGACTGGTTTTTGGTGAAGTTAAACCGCAAAAAGGGATTAGGCAAGGGGACCCTATATCCCCATACCTATACATTCTTTGTGCGGAGGGTCTGAGCTCAATAATTAAAAGGCAAGAAGACATTGGTTTGCTCCATGGATGCAGAATTGCTAGAAGGGCACCATCAGTTTCACATTTATTATTTGCCGATAACTGCTATTTTTTCTTCAAAGCAGCTGAAACTGAAGCGAGAGTGATGAAGGGGATTATACAGCGCTATGAAGAATTATCTGGACAAGCAGTAAATTTTAACAAGTCTTTGATCACTTTCAGTCCGAACACATCTGCAGAAAATCGCGAGCTGATTTGTGGAGTTCTTGAGGTTCGAGAAAGTGTGACTCCAGGTAAATACTTAGGAATACCAATGACAATAGGGAGAAAGAGAAATGAGGTGTTCAATTTTATAACTGATAGAGTGAGACAGAAATTGAAGGGATGGCAAACTAAGACAATTTCTAAGGCGAGCAAATGTACACTTCTGAAAACTGCAGCACAGGTAGTCccaaatttttggatgaatctGATGATTATTCCTAATGAAATCTGTAATACAATTCAACGCCAAATGAATGGCTTCTGGTGGGGTAGTGGAGCTGATGGTAAAGGAGTTCGATGGATGGCTTGGGATAAGCTTTGCACTATCAAAGAAGCAGGAGGATTGggtttcaaaagtttacaacaATTCAACGTCGCAATGTTGGCTAAGCAAGGTTGGAGGCTGGTAAATGAAGAAAACCCCCTGGTTACAAGCATTATGAAGGCCAGATATTTCCCAAATACTGACTTTTTAGGTGCCAAGTTGGGCGAGAATCCCAGTTACATGTGGCGAAGTATTATTGCAGCGCAAGAGGTGGTGAAACAAGGCTGTAGACGTTGTATTGGCACAGGAATGGACACGTTTGTTTGGCAAATACCTTGGTTACCTTGTGTTGAAGATGGGTTTATTTCAACAAGCATCCCCAATGATTTTCCAAATATAAAGGTGTGCGACTTAGTGAATGCTCGAGACAACAGCTGGGATGAAAATATTCTGAATAATTTGTTCAATGAAAGAGATATTCGCTTGATCAAACAAATACCTCTAGCATCAACAGATAGACGGGATACATGGATGTGGCTATTTGATACAAAAGGTGAGTTCACTGTTAAGAGTTGTTATAGGCAGCTGGTTGGAGAATGTAGTACTCCTGATGCAACATTTTGGAAAAAACTATGGCATTTGGAGTTACCTGGAAAGGTTCGATTCTTCGTATGGAGGACTTGCAGAAAGTGCTTACCTACGGCTATGGCGTTGTTTGAAAAACGAGTGGATATTGATAGGAGATGTTCTTGGTGTCGGGTGGAGCAGGAAGATGCGAAGCACGCCCTCTTTGATTGTTCTTTTG
Coding sequences:
- the LOC108222455 gene encoding F-box/kelch-repeat protein SKIP30-like, with translation MSALIEVFPDEISLMILARVPLSLHPKLRLVCHSWRAIVNSVKLLKVRQEVNFVEDLMCVCSHEPDNIWQLHDAQNNVWITAPVLPSKLSHLSYFGAVSTAGKLYVLGGVHVPDDIAYGRHHTFPATNQVWSYEPVTRRWTLCEPMIKARANFACGVLDGMIIVAGGLSTATLHWRPIKQVEMYDPTKDVWIQLPDLLYANNAPCYGVVVRRKLHVVHRQLSAMQVLDKETRVWTLSRCPWRNYPRAVIGNDVYVMCNEEFYHESQVREKKEPKFTAVGYNKISGFAVTSLGNSIYLIGGSGMRGDIFNSEKYELSDVTVLTPSLQEPWASHHASPMTRCRGTILGCTPLRM